In Eucalyptus grandis isolate ANBG69807.140 chromosome 4, ASM1654582v1, whole genome shotgun sequence, the following proteins share a genomic window:
- the LOC104418978 gene encoding probable protein phosphatase 2C 60 yields MFSELINLLGACFRPSSDRCARRGSVAGGCQDGLLWFKDLGQHLNGEFSMAVVQANNLLEDQSQIESGNLSSLESGPHGTFVGVYDGHGGPETSRYVNDHLFQHLKRFISEHQSVSADVIRKAFQATEEGFMSTVTKLWPVSPQIAAVGSCCLAGIISGDTLYIANLGDSRAVLGRAVKATGEVLAIQLSTEHNASIESVRQELYSMHPEDSQIVVLKHNVWRVKGLIQISRSIGDVYLKKPEFNREPLIAKCRLREPFEKPILSSEPSILAQQLEPHDRFVIFASDGLWEQLSNQEAVDIVQNHARNGSARRLVKAALQEAARKREMRYSDLKKIDRGVRRHFHDDITVIVVYLDWNMMSTVSSIRSAKLSIRGGGINLPPNTLAPCTTSSEASDN; encoded by the exons atgttctcagagctgataaATCTATTGGGGGCCTGCTTCCGGCCGAGTTCAGATCGATGTGCTCGCAGGGGTTCGGTCGCCGGAGGCTGCCAAGACGGGCTTCTATGGTTCAAAGATTTGGGGCAGCACTTGAATGGCGAATTCTCAATGGCTGTTGTCCAGGCCAATAATTTACTAGAAGATCAAAGCCAGATCGAATCGGGCAATTTGAGTTCCCTCGAGTCTGGCCCCCACGGTACCTTTGTTGGTGTCTACGATGGACACGGGGGACCAGAGACTTCGCGCTACGTTAATGATCACCTCTTTCAGCATCTCAAGA GGTTCATATCGGAGCACCAATCAGTGTCTGCTGATGTTATACGGAAGGCATTTCAAGCGACAGAAGAGGGGTTTATGTCCACTGTTACCAAACTCTGGCCAGTAAGTCCACAGATTGCAGCAGTTGGATCATGTTGCCTTGCTGGCATCATTTCTGGCGATACCCTTTACATAGCAAATCTTGGCGACTCAAGAGCTGTTCTGGGAAGAGCAGTGAAGGCGACAGGGGAGGTACTGGCCATCCAGCTGTCGACGGAGCATAATGCAAGTATAGAGTCCGTGAGACAGGAGTTGTATTCCATGCACCCTGAAGACTCTCAGATTGTAGTACTAAAGCACAATGTATGGCGGGTGAAGGGCCTCATACAG ATTTCAAGGTCTATTGGAGATGTATATCTGAAGAAGCCTGAGTTCAACCGAGAGCCTTTGATTGCGAAGTGTCGCCTTCGTGAACCTTTCGAGAAACCAATATTAAGTTCAGAGCCATCAATCTTGGCGCAACAGCTTGAACCACATGATCGGTTTGTCATTTTTGCATCTGATGGACTTTGGGAGCAGCTCAGCAACCAGGAAGCAGTAGATATAGTTCAGAATCACGCACGCAAT GGAAGTGCGAGGCGGCTAGTGAAAGCTGCTTTGCAGGAAGCagcaaggaaaagagaaatgaggTACTCGGACTTGAAAAAGATTGACCGGGGAGTCCGCCGGCACTTCCACGACGACATCACGGTCATTGTCGTGTATCTGGATTGGAATATGATGAGTACAGTGAGCTCAATCAGGTCAGCTAAACTTTCAATTAGAGGAGGCGGCATCAACTTGCCTCCCAATACTTTGGCTCCCTGTACTACTTCCTCGGAGGCCAGCGATAATTGA
- the LOC104418979 gene encoding protein ALTERED PHOSPHATE STARVATION RESPONSE 1, with amino-acid sequence MGCVASKLGEEEEVVSICRERKHQLKLAVERRYALAEAHFKYCQSLYAVAAAVKLFVARHSSPSSPFLITFSPPCTSPSTPTENVTNSTMLLQQRPSESTKESIPCEHCDSSTSSDDSSEEETEKRVNAEEQEPACGYYYMQMPPPMPSPQRDFGWDFFNPFYGMRPDVMSGYRQTSEDDLRVVREQEGIPELEEEEEAEENGVEEEEKVVVVEENVVSGGEAKEESGSVEMVKAVGGGGCLGQGEHKGLTVIDMPEKGRELLEALKDIEDHFIRAYDSGKDVSRMLEANRVHLQSGLEEIKENSTKLIQSLTWHRSTSSKPTSCKSLVASSSKGSSTWTAYTNELFDDYGGMVSGSHSLTLERLYAWEKKLYEEVKAGDNIRKLYERKCMRLRNQGVRGDDGPVMDKTRATVKDLYARILVAIRSAESISKKIEKLRDDELQPQILELLKGLTQTWKIMLESHETQNKILLEVGTFACPTYGKFCNDSHRLATLQLEAELQNWRSCFTDYIASQKAYVEALHGWLAKFVAPEVEFCSKGRSSSTPYRVNGPLLLPICHDWSASLNKLPEKAVAFALKSFAKDVRALWAQQGEEQRQKRKVDALAKEVERRTMSPSFHKVETAFLEFRPTEDKTELEIDHPELATDKGDFLETLRRKLEVEKERHHNCMQETQRITLNGFQTGFSAIFESLTEFSKASQKLYDDLVAYSESAERAKNVTHLEGSQAGGDGERR; translated from the exons ATGGGATGTGTTGCTTCTAAGctaggtgaagaagaagaagtagtaTCCATATGTAGGGAGAGAAAGCATCAGCTCAAGCTAGCCGTTGAGAGAAGGTATGCTCTCGCAGAGGCACATTTTAAGTACTGTCAATCTCTATATGCAGTCGCAGCTGCCGTTAAGCTCTTTGTTGCTAGACACTCTTCACCTTCTTCACCTTTCCTCATAACTTTCTCTCCACCTTGCACCTCCCCATCAACCCCCACCGAGAATGTCACCAACAGCACCATGCTGCTCCAACAGAGGCCTTCTGAGTCTACCAAAGAGTCCATCCCTTGTGAGCACTGTGATTCCTCCACTTCTTCAGATGACTCCTCAGAGGAAGAAACTGAGAAGAGAGTGAACGCAGAAGAACAAGAGCCAGCCTGCGGGTACTATTATATGCAAATGCCACCACCCATGCCATCTCCTCAGAGGGATTTTGGGTGGGACTTCTTCAACCCCTTCTATGGCATGAGGCCGGACGTCATGAGTGGGTACAGGCAGACCTCCGAGGATGATCTGAGGGTTGTGAGGGAACAGGAAGGAATACCAGAgctggaagaagaggaagaagctgaagagaatggggttgaagaagaggaaaaggtgGTGGTTGTTGAAGAGAATGTTGTGAGTGGAGGGGAGGCTAAGGAAGAGAGTGGTTCGGTTGAAATGGTGAAGGCGGTGGGCGGTGGCGGCTGTTTGGGCCAGGGCGAGCACAAGGGCTTAACAGTGATTGACATGCCTGAGAAGGGTAGAGAGCTTTTGGAAGCATTGAAGGACATTGAAGACCATTTCATAAGGGCTTATGATTCTGGCAAGGATGTCTCTAGGATGTTGGAAGCTAACAGAGTGCATCTGCAATCTGGATTAGAGGAAATAAAAG AAAATTCCACAAAACTAATCCAATCGTTAACGTGGCACCGATCAACTTCATCTAAGCCTACCTCATGCAAAAGTCTGGTGGCCTCAAGTTCAAAGGGATCATCTACATGGACTGCGTATACAAATGAATTGTTTGATGACTATGGAGGGATGGTTTCGGGAAGCCATTCACTCACCTTGGAAAGACTATATGCATGGGAGAAGAAGCTCTATGAAGAAGTTAAG GCTGGAGACAACATAAGAAAATTGTACGAGAGGAAGTGCATGCGTCTGAGAAACCAAGGTGTCAGAGGAGATGATGGACCCGTGATGGACAAAACCAGAGCTACCGTGAAAGATTTATATGCTAGGATCTTGGTTGCGATTCGCAGTGCCGAGTCAATTTCTAAAAAGATCGAGAAGCTTCGTGATGACGAACTGCAGCCTCAAATTCTCGAGCTTTTAAAAGG CCTTACTCAAACCTGGAAAATTATGCTGGAGTCTCACGAGACCCAGAATAAGATTCTTCTCGAAGTTGGTACCTTTGCTTGCCCCACGTATGGAAAGTTCTGCAATGACTCCCACCGGCTCGCGACACTCCAGCTCGAAGCTGAGCTCCAGAACTGGCGTTCATGCTTCACTGACTACATCGCCTCACAAAAGGCATATGTTGAAGCCCTTCACGGTTGGCTTGCCAAGTTCGTAGCGCCAGAAGTCGAATTTTGCTCCAAGGGCAGAAGTTCTTCCACGCCTTACCGGGTCAATGGTCCCCTGTTATTACCAATCTGCCACGACTGGTCGGCCTCTCTGAATAAGTTGCCAGAAAAGGCCGTGGCATTCGCGTTGAAAAGCTTTGCAAAGGACGTGAGAGCGCTCTGGGCCCAACAAGGGGAGGAGCAGCGCCAAAAGAGGAAAGTGGATGCGCTGGCAAAAGAAGTTGAGAGGAGGACAATGTCGCCATCATTCCACAAGGTAGAGACCGCGTTTCTCGAGTTCAGGCCAACCGAGGACAAAACTGAGCTCGAGATCGACCATCCCGAGCTCGCGACAGACAAGGGGGACTTCTTGGAGACATTGAGGAGGAAGTTAGAAGTGGAGAAGGAGAGGCACCATAACTGCATGCAAGAAACGCAGAGGATCACTCTAAATGGGTTTCAGACCGGGTTCTCCGCGATCTTTGAGTCCCTGACCGAGTTCTCCAAGGCTTCTCAGAAACTGTACGATGATCTTGTTGCTTACAGCGAGAGCGCAGAGAGAGCCAAAAACGTAACCCATTTGGAAGGCTCCCAAGCCGGAGGAGATGGTGAAAGGAGATGA